The genomic segment TGCCGCCCGGTTAGAACCGAAACGAGCGGGTAAGCCGGCCGACGTCGCAGCCACGGAGGGGGCACGCAGATGACCGGACGGCTGGCGGGCAGGACCGCGATGATCACCGGCTCGGATTCGGGCATCGGTCAGGCCACCGCGATCGAGTTCGGCCGGGAGGGCGCCGACGTGGTGGTGCACTACCTGAAGGACCATGCCGGGGCGAACCACACGAAGGCCGAGATCGAGAAGGTCGGCCAGCGGGCGGTCGTGGTGCAGGGCGACATCAGCGTCGAGCACCAGGTCGAGGCGATGTTCGACGAGGCCCTGGCGCAGTTCGGGCGGCTGGACATCCTGATGAACGACGCGGGGGTGGACGCCTCCGGCATCCCGGTCGCCGACCTGGACACCGAGACCTGGGACCGGGCCATCCGCACCAACCTGTACGGGATGTTCTTCTGCTGCCGGCGCTTCATCCGGCACCGCCGCGACCAGGGCGGACACGGGAAAATCATCAACATCACCTCGATCCACCAGGAGGTGGCCCGGGCCGGCGGCTCCGACTACGACGCCAGCAAGGGCGGCATGCTGGAGCTGGCCAAGAGCATCGCTTTGGAGGTGGCCCCGATGCACATGAACGTCAACAACATCGGGCCCGGCATGGTGCTCACGCCGTTCAACCAGCGGGCGATCGACGACCCGCAGTACCTGGCGGAGCAGGTGCAGTCGATCCCGTGGAAGCGGGCCGCGCAGCCGGCGGAGATCGCCAAACTCGCCGTCTTCCTGGCCAGCGACGACGCCGACTATGTCACCGGGTCGACGTACTTCATGGACGGTGGCCTCATGCAGAACCAGGGACAGGGCGCGTAGGCGTGCCCGCTGGCGTCACCCGGGCGCTGCTCGCATTCCTGGCGCGGGTGCTGCCCCGGTCCGCGCAGGTTCGCCTGGACGATCACCGTCCGGTGTGGTTCTCAGCCCGCAGCGCTGCCGTGGTGGTCGAGTTTGTCGCGGAGAGTGGTGGCGAAGCTCTCGGCCATCGCGAGTTGGTCACGTAGGGCGGTGACCCGGGTCGTGGCGGCGGCATGGAACCTGCCGAGCCGACCGAGAAGCTCGGCGCGGTCGGCACCGGTGGCGGTGTCGAGGGCGTCGAGGACGGCGAGGAGGTCGCGCATCTCGTCGAGGGTGAAGCCGAGCGGTTTCATGCGCCTGACGACGGCGAGGCGGTCGAGGTCGGGTTCGGTGTAGAGGCGGAAGCCGCCCTCGCTGCGCGCGGACGGGACGATCAGGCCGGCTTCCTCGTAGTGGCGGATGGTGCGGATGCTGAGCCCGACCCGTTCGGCGGCTTCGCCGATCTGCATGAGACGGCCGGCGGCGGGTTGCTCCGGCCCGCTGTCGTGACCGGCGGCAGGGGCCATCAGTGGCCGACGCCGAGTCGACCGGCGAGGGTGTCGTGGATGCGGGCGCTGGGCCTGTTCAGCTCGATGATCTCGACGGTCTTGCCGCGGCTGGCGTACTTGGTGGTGATGGCGTCGAGAGCGGCCACGGAGGAGGCGTCCCAGACGTGGGCGTGGGTCATGTCGATCACCACGTTGTCGGGGTCGTTCGCGTAGTCGAACTGGCCGACGAGGTCGTTGCTGGAGGCGAAGAACAGTTCCCCGTGTACGGAGTAGATGCGGGTGCCGCCGTCAGGGTCGAGGACGCTGGTGACCTCAACCAGGTGGGCGACCCGCCGGGCGAAGATGACCATGGCGGTGAGCACGCCGGCGACGACGCCGACAGCCAGGTTGTGGGTGGCCAGGGTGGTGCCGACGGTGGCCACCATGACGATCGTCTCGCCGTACGGCATCCGCTTGAGGGTGGCCGGGGCGACAGAGTGCCAGTCGAACGTCGACACCGCCACGATGATCATCACGGCGACCAGGGCGGCCATCGGGATCACCGCGACCACGTCACCGAGCGCCACGACCAGGACCAGCAGGAACACGCCGGCCAGGAACGTCGACAACCGGGTGCGGGCACCGGACGCCTTCACGTTGATCATCGTCTGACCGATCATCGCGCAGCCGCCCATGCCGCCGAAGAAGCCGGTGACGATGTTGGCGACACCCTGGCCCCAGGACTCGCGGGTCTTGCTGGACGGGGTGTCGGTGATGTCGTCGACCAGCTTGGCGGTCATCAGCGACTCCATCAGCCCGACCAGCGCGATCCCCAGGGCATAGGGAGCGATCAGGGTGAGGGTGCCCGTGGTCCAGGGGATCTGCGGCAGGCCGAGGGTGGGCAGGCTGTCCGGAAGTGCCCCTTCGTCGCCGACGGTCGGCACCGCCACGCTCGCGAAGACGGTGATCACGGTCAGCAGTACGATGGCGACAAGGGGTGCCGGGACGGCGCGGGTGAGCCGGGGCAGGCCGACCATGATCGCCAAGGCGACGGCGACGAGGGGGTAGACCAGCCACGGTACGCCGAGCAGGTGGGGTACCTGCGCGGTGAAGATCAGGATCGCGAGGGCGTTGACGAAGCCGACCATGACGCTGCGCGGGATGAACCGCATGAGCTTCGCGACCCCGAGCACCGCCAGCAGCACCTGGATCACGCCGCCGAGGATCACCGCCGCGATCAGGTAGTCCAGCCCGTGCTCCTTCGCCAGCGGCGCCACCACCAGGGCGATCGCGCCGGTCGCGGCGGAGATCATCGCCGGCCGGCCGCCGCAGATCGCGATCGCGACTGCCATGGTGAACGAGGCGAACAGCCCCACTCGCGGGTCGACCCCGGCCAGGATGGAGAAGGAGATCGCCTCCGGGATCAACGCCAGCGCGACGACCAGGCCAGCCAGGACCTCGGTGCGGAATACCTTCGGCGAGAGCCAGGACGGACGGGACGGACGCGGCCGGTTGACCGCGGACAGCACAGAAGACATACAGCCATTTCCACTCGGGCGCCTCGGGGGCGCGCACAGCTCCCGCCCCGGACCACGGCGGAAGCAACTACTCACAGATCGGTGACGGTCGGTCTGGACGGCCTTCGGGCTCATCGCCCGGCCTCGTCAGGGCCGACGCAGGCTCTCCCGGCCATG from the Solwaraspora sp. WMMD1047 genome contains:
- a CDS encoding SDR family oxidoreductase is translated as MTGRLAGRTAMITGSDSGIGQATAIEFGREGADVVVHYLKDHAGANHTKAEIEKVGQRAVVVQGDISVEHQVEAMFDEALAQFGRLDILMNDAGVDASGIPVADLDTETWDRAIRTNLYGMFFCCRRFIRHRRDQGGHGKIINITSIHQEVARAGGSDYDASKGGMLELAKSIALEVAPMHMNVNNIGPGMVLTPFNQRAIDDPQYLAEQVQSIPWKRAAQPAEIAKLAVFLASDDADYVTGSTYFMDGGLMQNQGQGA
- a CDS encoding MerR family transcriptional regulator, with the translated sequence MAPAAGHDSGPEQPAAGRLMQIGEAAERVGLSIRTIRHYEEAGLIVPSARSEGGFRLYTEPDLDRLAVVRRMKPLGFTLDEMRDLLAVLDALDTATGADRAELLGRLGRFHAAATTRVTALRDQLAMAESFATTLRDKLDHHGSAAG
- a CDS encoding SulP family inorganic anion transporter, whose amino-acid sequence is MSSVLSAVNRPRPSRPSWLSPKVFRTEVLAGLVVALALIPEAISFSILAGVDPRVGLFASFTMAVAIAICGGRPAMISAATGAIALVVAPLAKEHGLDYLIAAVILGGVIQVLLAVLGVAKLMRFIPRSVMVGFVNALAILIFTAQVPHLLGVPWLVYPLVAVALAIMVGLPRLTRAVPAPLVAIVLLTVITVFASVAVPTVGDEGALPDSLPTLGLPQIPWTTGTLTLIAPYALGIALVGLMESLMTAKLVDDITDTPSSKTRESWGQGVANIVTGFFGGMGGCAMIGQTMINVKASGARTRLSTFLAGVFLLVLVVALGDVVAVIPMAALVAVMIIVAVSTFDWHSVAPATLKRMPYGETIVMVATVGTTLATHNLAVGVVAGVLTAMVIFARRVAHLVEVTSVLDPDGGTRIYSVHGELFFASSNDLVGQFDYANDPDNVVIDMTHAHVWDASSVAALDAITTKYASRGKTVEIIELNRPSARIHDTLAGRLGVGH